One Marasmius oreades isolate 03SP1 chromosome 2, whole genome shotgun sequence DNA segment encodes these proteins:
- a CDS encoding uncharacterized protein (MEROPS:MER0030081): MELTFLTEIGQSFTIEIDPGMEFENVMALLEAESGIPVSEQSISHEGRDLNNTKGTTVRDLGLTGHYATLQLKRKIPNVAGGRPLEHDAEMMRLQLLGDPNLMNDLRRTQPELAEAAQTNPTRFAELLRQTRERQYDAEIARQREIEHLNADPFDVEAQRKIEEAIRQAAVMENLEHAIEYSPESFGIVTMLYIDVEINGKPVKAFVDSGAQRTIMTPQCAEYCGIMRLLDTRFAGIAQGVGTAAILGRIHSTQLKLAELHLPCSITVMEGRAVDLLLGLDMLKSYQACIDLEKGVLRIQGREVRFLSEHELPESARQEAADAAPGGPSSVGGGPAPASAPSGLRLGSSSGSGPSRPGQRQPSSFSGSGNTLGGGSSAQRQSNNPRAVRSSGSKHPEEHIKVIMDLGVTREIAISTLDAAGGNVEVAASLLF; encoded by the exons ATGGAGCTCACATTCCTCACTGAAATCGGACAATCGTTCACGATCGAAATCGATCCAGGCATGGAATTTGAGAACGTCATGGCGTTGTTGGAAGCCGAG TCTGGTATCCCAGTCTCAGAACAAAGTATATCACACGAAGGACGAGACTTGAACAACACAAAAGGCACGACAGTACGAGACTTGGGACTCACAGGTCATTATGCAACTTTACAGTTGAAGAGAAAGATTCCGAATGTTGCCGGTGGAAG ACCGCTGGAACACGACGCTGAAATGATGCGGCTACAGTTATTGGGAGATCCAAACTTAATGAATGATTTACGACGA ACTCAACCCGAACTTGCAGAAGCAGCCCAAACCAACCCCACCCGATTCGCAGAACTTCTTCGCCAAACCCGGGAACGCCAATACGACGCAGAAATAGCCCGGCAACGTGAGATAGAACATTTAAACGCCGATCCTTTCGACGTCGAGGCGCAGAGGAAAATAGAAGAAGCCATAAGACAGGCAGCGGTGATGGAGAACTTGGAGCATGCGATTGAGTATTCTCCGGAAAGCTTTGGGATTGTAACTATGCTCTA TATCGACGTTGAAATCAATGGAAAACCCGTTAAAGCGTTTGTTGATTCTGGAGCTCAGCGTACTATCA TGACACCTCAATGTGCGGAATACTGCGG CATCATGCGACTCCTCGATACCCGATTCGCAGGTATCGCACAAGGCGTTGGTACAGCTGCCATACTGGGACGAATCCACAGCACCCAGCTTAAACTCGCGGAGTTACATCTCCCATGTTCCATAACCGTCATGGAG GGTCGAGCCGTTGACCTTCTTCTAGGCCTAGACATGCTAAAATCCTACCAAGCTTGTATTGACCTTGAAAAGGGGGTTTTGAGGATACAAGGACGGGAAGTGCGGTTCCTTTCTGAACATGAGCTCCCTGAAAGTGCTAGGCAGGAGGCAGCTGATGCCGCACCAGGAGGACCTTCGAGTGTAGGGGGAGGGCCAGCGCCTGCCTCAGCACCTAGCGGTCTAAGACTTGGCTCCAGTTCTGGTTCTGGTCCTTCAAGACCCGGTCAACGTCAACCCTCAAGTTTTTCAGGAAGTGGGAATACGCTCGGAGGAGGTTCCTCCGCTCAACGACAATCCAATAACCCGAGAGCTGTCAGAAGTTCGGGATCAAAGCACCCTGAAGAACATATTAAAGTGATTATGGACCTTGGTGTGACTAGGGAGATTGCAATCAGTACGTTGGATGCTGCTGGTGGAAACGTAGAAGTTGCTGCTTCGTTACTGTTCTAA
- a CDS encoding uncharacterized protein (MEROPS:MER0031610), translating to MSLKIFSSRYLHAQAGRHATPRNIRRGYATAFDVSSIETVPLRFEKIPATVKGLSESVDSNLPPIVFLHGLLGSKRNWTSISKNFARSSRRPVYAIDLRNHGDSPHKRPHTYEAMTADLFHFFQTHQLKDITLIGHSMGGKVAMSMALHPELPKDTISELIVEDIAPSRGSLSSDFRSYVEAMRFMEESCVKTRKEAIEILSKTEKNVDIVNFLLTNLITPRSGSGDSVQFRVPLDALHDHLDDLGSFPYNPGDVEWNGPTLFIKGNKSNYINKNNLPIAQQFFPNMKSLTLDASHWVHAERLESICSHSRFR from the exons ATGTCGCTGAAGATATTCAGCTCAAGGTACCTGCACGCGCAAGCTGGGAGACATG CCACACCACGGAACATTCGTCGCGGATACGCGACTGCTTTCGACGTCAGCTCCATAGAAACTGTTCCTCTCCGATTCGAAAAGATACCCGCGACGGTCAAAGGCTTGAGTGAATCAGTCGATTCAAACTTACCACCCATCGTATTTCTTCACGGACTTCT AGGCTCTAAACGGAACTGGACGTCAATAAGTAAAAACTTCGCTCGGTCGTCGAGAAGACCTGTTTATGCGATC GACCTTCGGAACCACGGCGATTCGCCCCACAAGAGACCGCATACCTATGAAGCAATGACAGCCGATCTGTTCCACTTTTTCCAAACGCATCAATTGAAGGATATCACCTTGATAGGCCACTCGAT GGGAGGAAAAGTTGCGATGTCCATGGCACTCCATCCAGAACTACCTAAAGACACCATTTCGGAACTAATTGTGGAGGATATAGCACCTTCTCGAGGTTCTCTCTCGTCGGATTTCCGCTCTTACGTCGAGGCTATGCGCTTTATGGAGGAGAGTTGCGTGAAGACAAGGAAGGAAGCGATAGAAATATTGTCAAAGACGGAGAAG AACGTGGACATCGTAAATTTCCTACTCACGAATCTCATCACACCAAGGTCCGGCTCAGGGGACTCGGTACAATTCCGCGTTCCGTTGGACGCTCTTCACGATCATTTGGATGATTTAGGATCATTCCCATACAATCCTGGAGACGTTGAGTGGAATGGGCCAACTTTGTTCATCAAAGGGAACAAAAGCAA CTATATCAACAAGAATAATCTACCCATTGCGCAGCAATTCTTTCCCAACATGAAATCTTTGACGCTGGATGCAAGTCATTGGG TTCATGCAGAGCGGTTAGAATCGATTTGTTCTCATTCGAGGTTTCGCTAA
- the VMA16 gene encoding H(+)-transporting V0 sector ATPase subunit c'' (BUSCO:EOG09265G5C) — MGYSYYSYGFPSFLIIIIALYLLFTGSGEAFNVGRFLEETSPYVWAATGVGLCIGLSVLGAAWGIFVTGASILGGGVRAPRITTKNLISVIFCEVVAIYGVIIGIVYSSKLADVPEDLLYTRDNYFLGFALFWGGLTVGACNLLCGLCVGVTGSTAALADAADPNLFVKILVVEVFGSILGLFGLIVGLLMTGNAAGEFTGAASLASANVTVAHL; from the exons ATGGGATATTCATATTATAGTTATGGCTTCCCCAGTTTTCTCATTATAATCATCGCGTTATATCTTCTATTCACTG GTTCGGGCGAAGCTTTCAACGTTGGTCGATTCCTGGAAGAAACAAGCCCATATGTGTGGGCTGCTACTGGAGTGGGTTTATGCATAGGATTGAGTGTCCTTGGTGCGGCATG GGGCATATTCGTTACTGGTGCTTCAATTCTCGGAGGAGGCGTTCGTGCTCCTCGTATAACAACGAAGAATTTGATCAG TGTCATTTTTTGTGAAGTCGTCGCCATCTATGGTGTC ATCATTGGAATTGTGTACTCTTCAAAGCTCGCCGATGTGCCGGAAGATCTCCTCTACACACGCGATAACTACTTCCTCG GATTCGCTCTCTTCTGGGGTGGCCTGACTGTTGGTGCATGCAATCTGCTCTGCGGGTTGTGTGTTGGTGTCACGGGTTCGACAGCTGCTCTCGCTGACGCTGCCGACCCAAACCTCTTCGTGAAAATCCTAGTTGTGGAGGTATTTGGCAGTATACTTGGCTTGTTTGGCTTGATTG TCGGTCTCCTCATGACAGGAAACGCTGCAGGAGAGTTCACAGGCGCTGCCTCATTGGCATCCGCAAATGTCACTGTCGCCCACCTGTGA
- a CDS encoding uncharacterized protein (MEROPS:MER0000413; BUSCO:EOG092623WR), translating into MLIPVILFVPLLKSFFVASLELPSAASFWVPALPDIHQDPLRPLNIYAGHLPSDPQNINPKPEDVIPHLYFVMVRNRRVADRERVIFWFNGGPGCSSFDGLMMEVGPWRMDGKGGFDVAEGGWEEYTTMIYVDQPAGTGFSYTSSNNYVHNLEEASSQLLEFLRNFYRVFPEYHRMDTYLGGESFGGQYIPYFADAILNSNINIPLKGIAIGNGWIDAKRQYPSYLEYAVKMGILEENSDDWKEANARTDECTEVIKMTQGEPVNIPACEGLLLDVAKVRQKKVNGEDMCINIYDVRYDDTWPACGMNWPPDIQPITTYLDRKEVVDALHATDHAEAWVECRSRIHSELHDNASNSSITLLPKILEKIPVLIFAGDQDLICNHMGLEAMIQAMSWNGEKGLGTVQMQSWSVNDTSAGTWVTSRNLTYAKIFNASHMAPFDVPHVAHDMILRFMGVDFSKVLDGSAQVPSSIGPDSKPQFLPNALVSVTPSSTKSPQQDKAMWEAYYNAGAVGVVLFIIVAAIGIFFWCRVRRRHILHLPVNQDDEESIPLTRSRHEDGGDGFSRRKGKEKAVDLPEQEPVFDVGDSEDEDEGRYKDRS; encoded by the exons ATGCTCATACCAGTGATTCTATTCGTTCCGCTACTCAAGAGCTTCTTCGTGGCTTCATTAGAAC TGCCTTCTGCGGCCTCTTTCTGGGTTCCAGCACTGCCTGATATTCACCAAGATCCTCTTCGTCCTTTAAACATCTATGCAGGACATCTACCTTCGGACCCACAAAATATAAATCCTAAACCAGAAGATGTTATCCCGCATCTGTATTTTGTCATGGTGAGAAACCGTCGAGTCGCGGATCGAGAAAGAGTGATATTTTGGTTCAAT GGAGGACCAGGCTGTTCGTCGTTCGACGGATTGATGATGGAAGTTGGGCCATGGCGTATGGATGGAAAAGGAGGATTTGATGTTGCAGAaggaggatgggaagaatacACTACTATGATTTATG TTGATCAACCCGCTGGAACAGGGTTTTCTTACACAAGTTCGAATAACTATGTTCATAACTTAGAAGAG GCCTCCTCGCAACTGCTGGAGTTCTTGCGTAATTTTTATAGAGTATTTCCCGAGTACCACAGGATGGAT ACTTATCTTGGAGGCGAAAGTTTCGGGGGGCAATATATTCCCTATTTCG CGGACGCTATCCTCAATTCGAACATAAATATACCTCTAAAAGGCATCGCGatcggaaatggatggataGACGCGAAACGTCAATATCCATCTTACCTGGAGTATGCCGTCAAAATGGGAATCCTCGAGGAAAACTCTGAC GATTGGAAGGAAGCTAATGCTCGTACAGATGAGTGCACAGAGGTAATCAAAATGACTCAAGGCGAGCCGGTAAACATTCCGGCATGCGAAGGCCTGCTGTTGGATGTGGCCAAAGTCAGACAGAAAAA GGTCAATGGCGAAGACATGTGCATCAATATCTACGACGTACGCTACGATGATACATGGCCCGCCTGTGGGATGAACTGGCCGCCTGACATCCAGCCGATAACTACCTATCTCGAC CGTAAAGAAGTTGTGGATGCGTTACATGCTACCGACCATGCCGAGGCATGGGTTGAATGCCGATCACGAATTCATTCAGAGCTACACGATAACGCGTCGAACTCCTCTATCACTTTACTACCGAAAATTCTCGAAAAAATACCCGTGTTGATATTTGCCGGGGATCAGGATTTAATATGTAATCACATGGGTCTCGAGGCAATGATTCAGGCTATGAGTTGGAACGGTGAAAAGGGGCTTGGA ACCGTTCAGATGCAGTCGTGGAGCGTGAATGATACTTCTGCAGGAACTTGGGTCACTTCTAGGAATTTAACTTATGCGAAG ATCTTTAACGCGTCTCACATGGCTCCTTTTGATGTTCCTCACGTCGCTCATGACATGATCTTGCGTTTCATGGGAGTGGATTTCTCCAAGGTCCTCGACGGTTCCGCGCAAGTACCAAGTAGCATTGGTCCAGATTCGAAACCTCAGTTCTTACCAAACGCATTGGTCTCGGTAACGCCGTCCTCTACAAAATCACCGCAGCAAGATAAAGCAATGTGGGAAG CGTACTACAACGCCGGGGCTGTGGGCGTCGTTCTCTTTATCATCGTTGCAGCTATTGGTATCTTTTTCTGGTGTCGGGTACGCCGCAGACATATTCTGCATCTTCCTGTCAATCaggatgatgaagagagCATACCGTTAACTCGATCGCGACATGAAGATGGCGGCGATGGGTTCTCACgcaggaaggggaaggagaaagctGTTGACCTACCAGAGCAGGAGCCTGTCTTCGATGTTGGAGATagcgaggatgaggacgaaGGTCGATACAAAGATCGTTCATGA